In Candidatus Eisenbacteria bacterium, a single genomic region encodes these proteins:
- the coxB gene encoding cytochrome c oxidase subunit II: protein MGKMPISLIRFGEGSFWMPAPASTAAPAVDRVFDFILYVSIFFFLLIVALMLFFIIRYHRGRGVEAEKTATHHTGLELMWTVIPLILVFIIFYLGFTGYMNLATPPANTYEVNVVGQKWKWLFTYPNGHVDDNLHVPLDVPVRLVLTSEDVIHSFFVPAFRVKKDAVPGRYTNLWFEATEPGEYDVFCAEYCGTSHSDMIARVIVHPPGEFEKWLQDASNFLERMAPADAGAKLMTTRGCKQCHSIDGKSNIGPTFLGIYGREGVFKDGRRYTVEENYIRRAILDPQSEIVAGYEPVMPTYKGRLKDQEITAMIEYLKTLKE from the coding sequence ATGGGGAAGATGCCCATTTCGCTGATCCGATTCGGAGAGGGCTCGTTCTGGATGCCCGCGCCCGCCTCGACGGCGGCGCCCGCGGTCGACCGCGTCTTCGACTTTATCCTTTACGTGAGCATCTTTTTCTTTCTGCTCATCGTCGCGCTCATGCTCTTCTTCATCATCCGTTACCACCGGGGGCGGGGCGTGGAGGCGGAGAAGACCGCCACGCATCACACCGGTCTCGAGCTCATGTGGACCGTCATTCCTCTCATCCTCGTCTTCATCATCTTCTACCTCGGCTTCACGGGCTACATGAACCTCGCGACTCCTCCGGCGAACACGTACGAGGTGAACGTCGTCGGACAGAAATGGAAGTGGCTCTTCACCTACCCGAACGGACATGTCGACGACAACCTCCACGTGCCGCTCGACGTGCCGGTCCGGCTCGTCCTCACGTCCGAGGACGTGATTCACAGCTTCTTCGTCCCCGCCTTCCGCGTGAAGAAAGACGCCGTGCCGGGCCGATACACCAACCTCTGGTTTGAAGCGACCGAGCCGGGCGAATACGACGTCTTCTGCGCCGAGTACTGCGGCACGAGCCACTCCGACATGATCGCGCGCGTGATCGTGCATCCTCCCGGCGAGTTCGAGAAATGGCTCCAGGACGCCTCGAACTTCCTCGAGCGGATGGCCCCCGCGGACGCCGGCGCCAAGCTCATGACGACCCGCGGATGCAAGCAGTGCCACTCGATCGATGGGAAGTCGAACATCGGCCCGACCTTCCTCGGAATCTACGGGCGCGAGGGCGTTTTCAAGGACGGGCGAAGGTACACGGTCGAAGAGAACTACATCCGTCGCGCGATACTCGACCCGCAGAGCGAGATCGTGGCCGGTTACGAACCGGTCATGCCGACATACAAGGGCCGCCTGAAGGACCAGGAGATCACGGCGATGATCGAGTACCTGAAAACACTCAAGGAGTAA
- a CDS encoding SCO family protein: MMRIVALLIVLSLVPAVPGFSETTGAAVDSGGRAEPLPKDLENVGIMERPNEKLPLDLLFTDESGEAARLGDFFGERPVLLNLGYYTCPMLCGLVLNGILEALKSIDWTPGKEFEIVTVSIDPSETSTLARLKKENTIEEYGRAGAAKGWHFLVGEEEEIRALTDAAGFRYAYDEERGEYIHAAVIIVCTPDGRLSRYLYGVLFDSQTLRLSLLEASEGKIGSPLDRILLYCYHYDAARGRYAPAALNIMRAGGALAVVVLGITLAALWRRDAGRRPRA; encoded by the coding sequence GTGATGCGGATCGTCGCGCTTCTCATCGTGCTGTCTCTCGTTCCGGCGGTCCCGGGGTTCTCCGAAACGACGGGCGCAGCCGTCGATTCCGGGGGACGCGCCGAACCGCTCCCGAAAGACCTCGAGAACGTGGGGATCATGGAGCGCCCGAACGAGAAACTCCCGCTCGATCTTCTCTTCACCGACGAAAGCGGCGAGGCGGCGCGGCTCGGCGATTTCTTCGGCGAACGGCCGGTTCTCCTCAACCTCGGGTACTACACATGCCCGATGCTCTGCGGTCTCGTCCTCAACGGGATCCTCGAAGCGCTGAAGAGTATCGATTGGACGCCGGGTAAAGAGTTCGAAATCGTCACGGTCAGCATCGATCCGAGCGAGACGTCGACCCTCGCGCGCCTCAAGAAAGAGAACACGATCGAGGAGTACGGACGAGCGGGGGCCGCCAAAGGCTGGCACTTCCTCGTCGGCGAAGAAGAAGAGATCCGGGCGCTCACGGACGCGGCTGGATTTCGATACGCGTACGACGAGGAGCGCGGCGAGTACATCCACGCGGCGGTGATCATCGTCTGCACGCCGGACGGGCGGCTCTCGCGCTACCTCTACGGGGTCCTCTTCGACTCGCAGACCCTGCGGCTCTCCCTCCTCGAGGCTTCCGAAGGGAAGATCGGATCCCCTCTCGATCGGATTCTCCTCTATTGTTATCACTACGACGCGGCTCGCGGGCGATATGCCCCCGCGGCCCTGAACATCATGCGGGCGGGAGGCGCGCTCGCGGTGGTCGTCCTCGGGATCACGCTCGCCGCGCTCTGGCGGCGCGACGCCGGGCGAAGGCCGAGGGCCTGA
- a CDS encoding quinol:cytochrome C oxidoreductase — protein sequence MKLPSSIFRDRMFLETLAGASIRIAGGIGALLLAGSALAGLLVEGAGPHFWRAYLVGFAYFLSLSLGALFFVLLQHLTRSGWSVVLRRLAEGIAANMGLLAILSVPLFLFGLRSLYPWADAEVAAHDPLVRAKSAYLNVPFFWVRWAVYFAVWCLTARWFLNRSVEQDRSGDVGLTLRMERASAPAMVLFAFTTTFAAFDLLMSRDPHWYSTIYGIYFFAGGVLGFFALLVVAACVTQRAGRMQRMITAEHYHDLGKLLFAFTVFWAYIAFSQYMLIWYADIPEETGWYLKRQSGTWAWVSLALVIGHFFVPFLALLSRVPKRRKTMLVQAALWLLAMHAIDHYYLAVPDSGGPALPPHPLYFTVFLGMAGLSVAAAGRCFRTRSLVPEKDPRLQESIAFENA from the coding sequence ATGAAGCTTCCAAGTAGCATCTTTCGAGACCGGATGTTTCTCGAGACGCTGGCCGGCGCTTCCATCCGCATCGCGGGGGGAATCGGCGCGCTCCTTCTCGCGGGGAGCGCGCTCGCCGGGCTTCTCGTCGAGGGAGCGGGGCCGCACTTCTGGCGCGCCTACCTCGTCGGGTTCGCCTATTTCCTCAGCCTTTCCCTCGGCGCGCTCTTCTTCGTTCTTCTCCAGCATCTCACCCGCTCCGGGTGGAGCGTGGTCCTCCGGCGCCTCGCCGAGGGAATCGCTGCGAACATGGGGCTTCTCGCGATCCTCTCCGTTCCGCTCTTCCTCTTCGGCCTTCGCTCGCTCTATCCGTGGGCCGACGCAGAGGTCGCGGCGCACGACCCGCTCGTCCGCGCGAAGTCGGCCTATCTCAACGTCCCGTTCTTCTGGGTTCGATGGGCGGTCTATTTCGCGGTCTGGTGCCTCACGGCCCGCTGGTTCCTGAACCGCTCGGTCGAGCAGGACCGGAGCGGAGACGTCGGTCTCACGCTCCGCATGGAACGCGCAAGCGCTCCCGCGATGGTCCTCTTCGCCTTCACGACGACGTTCGCCGCATTCGACCTCCTCATGTCCCGCGATCCGCACTGGTACAGCACGATCTACGGGATCTACTTCTTCGCGGGGGGCGTTCTCGGCTTCTTCGCTCTCCTCGTCGTCGCCGCTTGCGTCACGCAGCGAGCGGGCCGCATGCAACGCATGATCACGGCCGAGCACTATCACGATCTCGGCAAGCTCCTCTTCGCGTTCACCGTCTTCTGGGCCTACATCGCCTTCTCGCAATACATGCTGATCTGGTACGCGGACATCCCGGAGGAGACCGGGTGGTATCTCAAGCGGCAGTCGGGAACGTGGGCTTGGGTGAGCCTCGCGCTCGTCATCGGACACTTCTTCGTCCCGTTCCTCGCGCTCCTCTCGCGCGTTCCGAAGAGACGGAAGACGATGCTCGTGCAGGCCGCCCTCTGGCTTCTCGCGATGCACGCGATCGATCACTACTATCTCGCCGTTCCCGACTCGGGGGGTCCGGCGCTTCCACCACATCCGCTCTACTTCACCGTGTTTCTCGGAATGGCCGGGCTCTCGGTGGCGGCGGCGGGACGGTGCTTCCGGACCCGCTCGCTCGTTCCGGAAAAGGACCCCAGGCTACAGGAGTCGATCGCCTTTGAAAACGCATGA
- a CDS encoding cytochrome c, with translation MPRGFLAIAALLVSLSLIPFAVATKNRAARKSEPRRQIIPDMDQQPKFKAQQANPLFADGRAMRPEVPGTVARGRLDDDDPFAHGKEGEEWTRSIPLPVTETLLKRGRERYDIYCSPCHGLDGGGAGIVSVRAESFEEGTWTPPPSFHTDLIRERPAGHLYHTISHGIRSMPGYAGQITPEDRWAIVAYLRALQRSRSASPEDVPADILPKIR, from the coding sequence ATGCCGAGAGGATTTCTCGCGATCGCGGCGCTTCTCGTCTCCCTCTCTCTCATTCCGTTCGCCGTGGCGACGAAGAATCGAGCGGCGCGGAAGAGCGAGCCCCGTCGCCAGATCATCCCGGACATGGATCAGCAGCCGAAGTTCAAGGCGCAGCAGGCGAACCCTCTCTTCGCGGACGGGCGCGCGATGCGTCCCGAGGTTCCGGGGACGGTGGCGCGCGGCCGCCTCGACGACGACGACCCGTTCGCCCACGGGAAAGAGGGAGAGGAGTGGACGCGCTCGATTCCCCTCCCGGTGACGGAGACCCTCTTGAAGCGCGGCCGCGAGCGGTACGACATCTACTGTTCCCCCTGCCACGGCCTGGACGGCGGCGGTGCGGGGATCGTCTCCGTGCGCGCCGAGAGCTTCGAGGAAGGAACGTGGACGCCGCCCCCGTCGTTCCACACGGATCTCATCCGGGAGCGGCCCGCGGGGCACCTCTATCATACGATCTCGCACGGGATTCGGAGCATGCCGGGCTACGCCGGCCAGATCACGCCCGAGGATCGCTGGGCGATCGTGGCCTACTTGCGCGCGCTCCAGAGGAGCCGAAGCGCTTCGCCGGAGGATGTTCCCGCGGACATCCTGCCGAAGATCCGATGA
- a CDS encoding DUF3341 domain-containing protein — translation MNGKWTTADGAPLFGLLAEFADVDALIEGAEKVRDAGYTKWDAHTPFPVHGLDDAMGIRHTKLSYLVFAAGVFGVFAGLGLQWWTNTVDYSLILSGKPFFALPANIPVLFEVMVLFAAAAAFVGMLAFNNLPLWYHSLFKSRRFLRATNDRFFISIEARDPKFDPRATRALLESLRGAAVEEVEE, via the coding sequence ATGAACGGCAAGTGGACGACCGCGGACGGCGCGCCGCTCTTCGGGCTTCTCGCGGAGTTCGCGGACGTGGATGCGCTCATCGAGGGAGCGGAGAAGGTGCGCGACGCCGGCTACACCAAGTGGGACGCGCACACGCCGTTCCCGGTGCACGGCCTCGACGACGCGATGGGGATTCGGCACACGAAGCTTTCCTATCTCGTTTTCGCGGCCGGCGTCTTCGGCGTCTTCGCCGGGCTCGGACTCCAGTGGTGGACGAACACGGTCGACTACTCGCTCATCCTTAGCGGAAAACCCTTCTTCGCCCTCCCAGCGAACATTCCGGTTCTCTTCGAGGTGATGGTCCTTTTCGCGGCGGCGGCCGCCTTCGTCGGGATGCTCGCGTTCAACAATCTTCCGCTCTGGTATCATTCACTCTTCAAGAGCCGCCGCTTCCTCCGGGCGACGAACGACCGGTTCTTCATCTCCATCGAGGCGCGCGATCCGAAGTTCGACCCGCGCGCGACCCGGGCGCTTCTCGAATCGCTCCGCGGCGCGGCGGTGGAAGAGGTGGAGGAGTAG
- the nrfD gene encoding polysulfide reductase NrfD has translation MSRSTAEAVPALDERIRGEPLVAGGETLASVTETVCAIVEKPRPPRAWYVAFGISAMLAGLLFAMIGYLLIEGTGVWGINVPVGWGFDITNFVFWVGIGHAGTLISAILFLFRQKWRTSINRFAEAMTIFAVLCAGLFPAIHVGRAWVEYWMFPIPNNLSMWPNFRSPLLWDVFAVSTYMIVSLLFWYMGMIPDLATLRDRARTRIRRFFYGLFSLGWRGSNRQWHRYERAYLLLAALATPLVLSVHSVVSFDFAVSQVPGWHTTIFPPYFVAGAIFGGFAMVLLLIVPSREWFGLKNLITMRHLENMTKIVLATGSMVGYAYLIEIFIAWYSGNSLERFTFMNRALGPYAWAFWTMVSCNVILPQLFWFKRFRRSIPAILLVAIGVNIGMWFERYVIIVTSLSRDFLPSSWGHFTPTWVDLCTLLGSFGLFFTLFLLFLRFLPIVAIAEVKSVMPEAKLDRDVHHGQGDYHGDIPRQHERQFGGPETNR, from the coding sequence ATGAGCCGATCCACGGCTGAAGCGGTCCCCGCTCTCGATGAGCGGATCCGCGGCGAGCCTCTCGTCGCGGGAGGAGAGACCCTCGCCTCGGTCACCGAGACGGTCTGCGCGATCGTCGAGAAGCCGCGCCCTCCGCGCGCGTGGTACGTCGCGTTCGGCATCTCCGCGATGCTCGCCGGGCTCCTCTTCGCGATGATCGGATATCTCCTCATCGAGGGAACCGGCGTTTGGGGAATCAACGTGCCGGTCGGGTGGGGGTTCGACATCACCAACTTCGTCTTCTGGGTGGGGATCGGACACGCGGGAACGCTGATCTCGGCGATCCTCTTTCTCTTTCGGCAGAAGTGGCGGACGAGCATCAACCGCTTCGCGGAAGCGATGACGATCTTCGCGGTCCTATGCGCCGGTCTCTTTCCCGCGATCCACGTCGGGCGCGCGTGGGTCGAGTACTGGATGTTCCCGATCCCGAACAACCTGAGCATGTGGCCGAACTTCAGGAGCCCGCTTCTCTGGGATGTTTTCGCGGTGAGCACCTACATGATCGTCTCGCTCCTCTTCTGGTACATGGGGATGATCCCCGATCTCGCGACGCTCCGCGACCGCGCCCGCACGCGCATTCGCCGCTTCTTCTACGGGTTGTTCAGCCTCGGCTGGAGGGGTTCGAACCGCCAGTGGCACCGCTACGAACGCGCGTATCTTCTCCTCGCCGCGCTCGCGACGCCTCTCGTCCTCAGCGTCCACTCGGTGGTGAGCTTCGACTTCGCCGTGTCGCAAGTTCCGGGTTGGCACACAACGATCTTCCCCCCCTACTTCGTCGCGGGCGCGATCTTCGGCGGGTTCGCCATGGTCCTTCTTCTCATCGTTCCGTCGCGCGAGTGGTTCGGGCTCAAGAACCTCATCACGATGCGGCACCTTGAGAACATGACGAAGATCGTGTTGGCGACCGGCTCGATGGTCGGCTACGCCTACCTCATCGAGATCTTCATCGCGTGGTACAGCGGGAACAGCCTCGAGCGGTTCACATTCATGAACCGCGCGCTGGGCCCGTACGCGTGGGCGTTCTGGACGATGGTCTCCTGCAACGTGATCCTGCCGCAGCTCTTCTGGTTCAAACGGTTCCGGCGCTCGATCCCCGCGATTCTCCTCGTCGCGATCGGTGTGAACATCGGGATGTGGTTCGAGCGCTACGTGATCATCGTGACGTCCTTAAGCCGCGATTTCCTTCCTTCGAGCTGGGGGCACTTCACGCCGACCTGGGTCGATCTCTGCACGCTTCTCGGGAGCTTCGGGCTCTTCTTCACGCTCTTCCTGCTCTTCCTGAGGTTCTTGCCGATCGTCGCGATCGCCGAGGTGAAGAGCGTGATGCCCGAGGCGAAGCTCGACCGGGACGTGCACCACGGGCAGGGCGATTACCACGGGGACATCCCGCGCCAACACGAACGGCAGTTCGGCGGCCCGGAGACGAATCGATGA